Proteins from a genomic interval of Spea bombifrons isolate aSpeBom1 chromosome 4, aSpeBom1.2.pri, whole genome shotgun sequence:
- the LOC128491581 gene encoding extracellular calcium-sensing receptor-like codes for MRFALEEVNRRYDLLPNITMGFQVYDTCAALRKEMVATLQMLAGQTEAIPNYSCQKTSRLAAVLGHSLSMTSIHMAHMLGLYRFPQISHYSTSSALSDRTQFPSFFRTVPSDSFQSQGLAQLVLHFGWNWVGLIATGNDNGIQGIQVIKQEILKAGACVAFTEFIQSNLLDKNIPFLTKVIKNSSARVVVIFSNDLFFALLLDEMIKQNVTGKTFVASETWSTSTILLADKYSTLLAGSIGFAFHSSTIPGFRQYLTSVRPSTLENNLSKAFWERMFGCKFNDTKNVSGSWNGPTKICTGNEDLQGVENVYTDVSSLRSSYNIYTSVQVIAKALHDLYECEEGRGPFYRRSCASIKHFKPWQLRHYLQNVHVQLSNGREVLFDRNGDLPAVYDIVNWQLGLDGVMKQIKVGSYDITAGDGNFFTINIGAVKWATGTSQVPISVCRQSCPPGFRKAAREGEPVCCSQCVPCPQGAISNETDSVECLECSWDTWPNSQKDKCLPKTTEFLSYEEPLGTTLTATSAMSSTIPISILGLFIHYKNTPIVRANNYSLSCLLLVSISLCFLSSLNFIGSPQVEKCLIRQVAFGMVFALCISCILAKTVMVVFAFMATKPDSSLRKWTNARVSYVIVLICSLVQFILCMLWISISPPFPEKNIITQPGIILLECNEGSPTAFWCMLGYLGLLSTISFVVAFLARRLPDSFNEAKFITFSMLAFLSVWVSYIPASVSTRGQYVVAMEVFAILSSSWALVLCMFAPKCFIIIFRPNMNSREHLLAKDKS; via the exons ATGAGATTTGCGCTAGAAGAAGTCAATAGAAGATATGACCTTCTACCCAACATCACGATGGGCTTCCAGGTCTATGACACATGTGCGGCGCTGAGGAAGGAGATGGTGGCGACACTGCAGATGTTGGCGGGTCAGACAGAGGCAATTCCAAATTACAGCTGTCAGAAGACCTCGCGTCTTGCTGCTGTCCTTGGTCATTCGTTGTCCATGACGTCCATTCACATGGCTCATATGCTAGGTCTCTACAGATTCCCACAG ATCAGTCATTACTCAACTAGCTCAGCCTTGAGTGACCGGACACAGTTCCCTTCCTTCTTCAGGACGGTCCCCAGTGACTCCTTTCAATCCCAGGGCCTGGCCCAGCTGGTGTTACATTTTGGATGGAACTGGGTAGGACTGATCGCTACGGGAAATGACAATGGAATACAGGGGATCCAGGTTATTAAGCAAGAGATCCTTAAAGCTGGAGCTTGTGTGGCCTTCACCGAATTTATCCAGTCTAACCTCCTGGACAAGAACATCCCCTTCCTCACTAAGGTTATCAAAAATTCATCAGCCAGAGTTGTGGTCATCTTCTCGAATGACCTGTTCTTTGCCCTGCTTTTGGATGAAATGATCAAACAGAATGTAACTGGGAAGACATTTGTGGCAAGTGAAACATGGTCTACATCGACTATATTATTAGCAGATAAATATTCCACCCTACTCGCTGGTTCCATTGGATTTGCCTTTCATAGCTCAACAATCCCTGGTTTCCGGCAATATCTCACCAGCGTCCGTCCTAGCACGTTAGAGAATAACTTAAGTAAAGCATTCTGGGAAAGAATGTTTGGATGCAAGTTCAACGACACGAAGAATGTCTCTGGGTCATGGAACGGTCCCACCAAGATATGTACTGGAAATGAGGATTTACAAGGAGTTGAGAATGTATACACAGATGTGTCCAGTTTAAGAAGCTCTTACAATATCTACACGTCCGTCCAAGTCATAGCTAAAGCTTTGCATGATCTGTACGAATGTGAAGAAGGAAGAGGACCTTTCTACAGAAGAAGCTGTGCAAGTATCAAGCACTTCAAACCTTGGCAG CTGCGCCACTACCTCCAAAATGTGCATGTCCAATTGAGCAATGGAAGAGAGGTCCTGTTTGATAGGAATggggaccttcctgctgtgtaTGATATCGTGAACTGGCAGCTGGGCCTAGATGGTGTCATGAAGCAAATTAAGGTGGGAAGTTATGATATCACTGCCGGCGACGGAAACTTCTTTACTATCAACATCGGTGCTGTCAAGTGGGCTACAGGAACAAGTCAG gtTCCCATCTCTGTGTGCCGCCAGAGCTGCCCTCCAGGCTTCAGAAAAGCAGCCAGAGAAGGAGAGCCTGTCTGCTGCTCTCAGTGCGTCCCGTGTCCACAAGGAGCCATCTCCAATGAGACAG ACTCAGTTGAATGCCTTGAGTGTTCTTGGGACACATGGCCAAACTCTCAAAAAGACAAATGTCTGCCAAAGACTACAGAATTCCTCTCCTATGAAGAGCCGCTGGGTACCACCTTAACTGCTACCAGCGCCATGTCTTCGACGATTCCAATTTCCATCTTGGGTCTTTttatacattacaaaaatacacCGATTGTGAGGGCAAACAATTATTCTTTAAGTTGTCTTCTCCTGGTGTCCATATCCTTATGTTTCCTCAGCTCCTTGAATTTCATTGGCTCTCCACAAGTTGAGAAATGCCTCATTCGCCAAGTTGCGTTTGGCATGGTCTTCGCCCTTTGCATCTCTTGCATATTGGCTAAAACCGTTATGGTGGTTTTTGCTTTCATGGCCACCAAACCAGATAGCAGCCTCAGAAAATGGACCAACGCACGAGTCTCCTACGTGATTGTCCTCATCTGCTCTCTCgtacaatttattttgtgtatgttgTGGATATCTATCTCTCCTCCATTTCCAGAGAAAAATATCATAACACAACCAGGAATTATTCTCCTTGAGTGTAATGAGGGCTCTCCGACTGCCTTTTGGTGCATGTTGGGATATCTTGGCCTCCTATCCACCATCAGTTTTGTTGTTGCCTTCTTGGCTCGAAGACTCCCTGACAGCTTCAACGAGGCCAAGTTCATCACCTTCAGCATGTTGGCCTTCCTCAGTGTCTGGGTGTCCTACATCCCGGCTTCTGTTAGTACACGTGGCCAGTACGTCGTAGCCATGGAGGTTTTTGCAATCCTGTCCTCCAGCTGGGCTCTTGtgctttgtatgtttgccccaaaatgttttataataattttcagGCCGAACATGAATTCTAGAGAGCATCTGCTGGCAAAAGACAAAAGTTAA
- the LOC128491582 gene encoding extracellular calcium-sensing receptor-like, protein MRFAVEEINRSPDLLPNVTLGFQVYDSCAGLQQEVDGTLMLLTGQNEGVPNFACREKPPIVAIIGHSISTFTILLAYMLGLYKYPQISHFSTSSFLSDRKQFPSFFRTVPSDAFQSKGLAQLVLHFGWTWVGLVAVSEDYGQQGIQVIKQEILRGGACVAFTEYIMTSLPDKNAVHLTKVIRQSTAKVIVVFSTDAEMIPLLDEMMMQNVNGKIFVASEAWSTSNILSVAKYSSILSGSIGFSFHSSIIPNFKSYLNSLKPFNVPGRSWAKIFWEKAFGCKLLDEKNFTSSWDDSTMLCTGNEDLGRISTSYNDVSSLRGAYNLYTTIYVIATSLHHLHSCQEKSGPFHNGSCADLQHFKPWQLTHYMQSVRFRLNNGGDFFFDDNGDPPAIYDIVNWQVGVDGTMSHVKVGSYDTTKTEGRAFTIDQGAVQWALGDNQVPISVCSQSCPPGFRRVVRRGEPVCCFQCVQCPQGEISNQTDSLACLKCPWDQWPNLHRDQCFQKSIEFLSHEEALGATLTVTSVFSSTVPIYIFGLFLNHKNTPVVKANNYSVSCLLLVSLCFCFLSSLTFIGYPMPEKCLLRQATFGMVFAFCVSCILAKTIMVVFAFMATKPGSSLRKWTRPLVSYMIIALSSLLQFILCASWVLLAPPFPENNIQTQPGIIIVECNENSPVAFWCMLGYLGLLATISFIVAFLSRKLPDSFNEAKFITFSMLAFLSVWVSYIPASLSARGKYTVAMEIFAIQASSWALLICMFVPKCFIILFRPKMNSREHLMGKSKR, encoded by the exons ATGAGATTTGCTGTGGAGGAGATCAACAGAAGTCCCGACCTCCTACCAAATGTTACCCTGGGTTTCCAGGTCTATGACTCCTGCGCGGGACTCCAGCAAGAGGTGGATGGCACCCTAATGCTCCTAACAGGTCAGAACGAAGGAGTCCCAAATTTTGCTTGCAGAGAAAAGCCACCCATAGTTGCTATCATTGGCCATTCAATATCCACTTTTACCATTCTCTTGGCGTATATGCTGGGACTCTACAAATATCCTCAG ATAAGTCATTTCTCAACCAGCTCCTTCCTGAGTGATAGGAAACAATTTCCATCGTTCTTTCGAACTGTTCCCAGTGATGCCTTCCAGTCTAAGGGCCTGGCACAGTTGGTGTTGCACTTTGGATGGACATGGGTTGGGTTGGTGGCTGTGAGCGAAGACTACGGTCAACAGGGCATTCAGGTCATTAAGCAGGAGATCCTCAGGGGTGGAGCTTGCGTTGCTTTTACAGAATACATAATGACCAGCCTTCCAGATAAAAATGCCGTCCATCTCACAAAAGTAATCAGGCAATCAACAGCCAAAGTTATAGTTGTCTTCTCTACAGATGCTGAGATGATACCTCTTCTGGATGAGATGATGATGCAAAATGTGAATGGAAAGATATTTGTGGCAAGTGAAGCCTGGTCTACCTCAAACATCCTATCGGTGGCCAAGTACTCCTCAATTCTTTCTGGGTCCATTGGGTTCTCCTTCCATAGCTCAATAATCCCGAATTTCAAAAGCTATCTTAACAGTCTTAAACCGTTTAATGTTCCAGGGAGGTCTTGGgcaaaaatattttgggaaaaGGCTTTTGGATGCAAATTACTGGACGAGAAGAACTTCACAAGTTCATGGGATGATTCCACAATGTTGTGTACTGGAAACGAGGACCTGGGCAGGATTTCCACTAGCTACAATGACGTGTCCAGCTTGAGAGGTGCATACAATTTATATACCACAATTTATGTAATTGCCACATCCTTGCATCATTTGCATTCTTGTCAAGAGAAAAGTGGACCGTTTCACAATGGAAGCTGTGCAGATCTCCAACACTTTAAACCATGGCAG CTGACTCACTATATGCAAAGTGTGCGATTCAGGCTGAACAACGGAGGGGATTTCTTCTTTGATGATAATGGCGACCCACCCGCCATTTATGATATTGTCAACTGGCAAGTGGGTGTTGATGGAACGATGAGTCACGTAAAGGTGGGGAGTTACGATACCACCAAGACCGAAGGAAGAGCGTTTACCATCGACCAAGGTGCTGTTCAATGGGCATTAGGAGACAATCAg GTTCCGATCTCCGTCTGCAGCCAGAGCTGCCCTCCTGGCTTTCGAAGGGTGGTAAGAAGAGGGGAGCCTGTCTGCTGCTTCCAGTGTGTCCAGTGTCCCCAAGGAGAGATCTCTAATCAGAcag acTCACTTGCCTGTCTTAAGTGTCCATGGGACCAATGGCCCAACCTACACAGAGACCAATGTTTCCAAAAGTCCATTGAGTTTCTGTCCCATGAAGAAGCTTTGGGTGCAACCTTGACAGTGACCAGTGTCTTCTCCTCGACAGTCCCCATCTACATATTTGGGCTTTTCCTCAATCATAAGAACACTCCAGTTGTGAAAGCAAATAATTATTCTGTAAGTTGTCTTCTCCTGGTCTCCttgtgcttttgttttcttAGTTCGTTGACTTTCATTGGTTATCCCATGCCTGAGAAATGTCTTCTGCGTCAGGCAACATTTGGGATGGTTTTCGCGTTCTGTGTCTCCTGTATCTTGGCCAAAACCATCATGGTGGTTTTCGCCTTCATGGCTACAAAACCTGGTAGTAGCCTGAGAAAATGGACACGACCTTTGGTTTCCTACATGATTATCGCCTTGTCCTCTCTTTTACAATTCATTTTGTGTGCTTCTTGGGTATTACTCGCCCCTCCTTTTCCAGAAAACAACATCCAAACCCAACCTGGAATCATCATTGTTGAGTGTAATGAGAACTCACCTGTTGCCTTCTGGTGCATGTTGGGATATCTTGGTCTTCTGGCCACTATCAGTTTCATTGTTGCCTTCTTGTCCAGAAAACTCCCCGACAGCTTCAATGAGGCCAAGTTCATAACGTTCAGCATGTTGGCCTTCCTCAGTGTCTGGGTGTCCTACATCCCAGCTTCTCTCAGTGCCAGAGGCAAGTACACGGTGGCCATGGAGATCTTCGCCATCCAGGCCTCCAGCTGGGCCCTGCTCATCTGTATGTTTGTCCCTAAATGTTTCATCATATTGTTCCGACCCAAAATGAACTCGAGGGAACATCTCATGGGTAAATCTAAAAGATAA
- the LOC128491583 gene encoding extracellular calcium-sensing receptor-like has translation MRFAVDEINRSPDLLPNVTLGFYAYDSCAVLQREIEGTLWMLTGQDMAIPNYSCGQSPPLAAIIGHSASSISILMAHLLGLYRYPQVSYFSTSSRLSDRTQFPSFFRTVPSDKFQSKGLAQLVLHFQWTWVGLLAIDNDYGQEGIQIIEREITKAGACVAFTEYIFSSMLYKDIYRTVKVIKESTAKAVVAFSTDIYLIPVLVEMRRQNVTGKIFVASEAWSISNVMSAHKYSSVLDGTIGFAFHSSKLLGFQDYVNNVRISNTPGLTWTKLFWEEVFGCTFYYYKNISESSENPDRLCTGEEDLRSVQNTYNEVSSLRESINLYTAVYVIAKALHDLGQCKDLDGRPSGGYCSDIRSIKPWQLLNYFKKVRVELKNKREVFFDENGDPPALYDIVKWQRTPEGFIKQVKVGSYDTMASAEDILSINTSLVWWSSGLKEVPLSVCSQSCPPGFRKAARRGEPVCCFQCIPCPQGEISNKTNSIGCSKCPWDMWPNDQKDRCLPKAVEYLSYEEPLGMALAATSISSSMIPMSIFSLFIHYKNTPIVKANNYSLSCVLLMSLSLCFLCSLAFIGYPQSEKCLLHQAAFGMVFTICVSCILAKTIMVVFAFMATKPGSRLKKWTSPQVSYLIIFICSFVQFILCVFWLSLSPPFSQHNIQTRPGIIIVECNENSPVAFWCMLGYLGLLATISFIVAFLARRLPDSFNEAKFITFSMLAFLSVWVSYIPASLSAQGKYTVAMEIFAIQSSSWALVVCMFGPKCFIILFRPNMNSREYLMGKGKAQK, from the exons ATGAGATTTGCCGTAGATGAGATCAACAGAAGTCCCGACCTTCTCCCAAACGTCACCCTGGGGTTTTATGCCTACGATTCTTGTGCCGTACTGCAGCGAGAGATCGAGGGCACACTGTGGATGTTAACAGGTCAAGACATGGCCATACCCAATTATAGTTGCGGGCAAAGCCCACCTCTGGCTGCAATCATCGGCCATTCTGCTTCTTCCATCTCCATCCTCATGGCTCACCTACTGGGACTTTATAGGTACCCACAG GTTAGTTATTTCTCAACAAGCTCTCGCCTAAGTGACAGGACACAGTTCCCATCCTTCTTCAGGACTGTTCCAAGTGACAAATTCCAATCAAAGGGCCTGGCACAACTGGTGTTACATTTCCAATGGACTTGGGTTGGACTCCTTGCCATAGATAACGATTATGGTCAAGAGGGTATCCAGATCATTGAGCGAGAGATCACCAAGGCTGGAGCATGTGTGGCCTTTACCGAATATATCTTCAGCAGCATGCTCTACAAAGACATATATCGCACTGTCAAGGTTATTAAAGAATCAACGGCCAAAGCGGTGGTGGCTTTCTCTACAGACATCTACCTGATACCTGTTCTGGTGGAGATGAGGAGACAGAACGTTACTGGCAAAATCTTTGTGGCCAGTGAAGCTTGGTCTATCTCAAACGTAATGTCAGCACATAAATATTCCTCAGTTCTCGATGGCACCATTGGTTTTGCTTTTCATAGCTCAAAACTCCTAGGGTTTCAAGATTACGTCAACAATGTTCGTATATCCAACACACCCGGGTTAACATGGACCAAGCTTTTCTGGGAAGAAGTTTTCGGCTGcacgttttattattataagaaCATCTCAGAGTCATCAGAGAATCCCGACAGACTGTGCACCGGTGAGGAGGACCTCAGAAGTGTACAAAATACCTATAATGAGGTGTCAAGTCTAAGAGAGTCCATCAACCTATACACGGCAGTTTATGTGATAGCAAAAGCTCTGCATGACCTCGGACAATGTAAAGATTTGGATGGACGACCCTCTGGTGGATATTGTTCAGATATACGGAGCATCAAACCATGGCAG ctcctgAACTATTTTAAGAAGGTGCGAGTGGAACTGAAGAACAAAAGGGAGGTCTTCTTCGACGAGAATGGAGACCCACCAGCTTTATACGACATAGTGAAGTGGCAAAGGACCCCAGAAGGTTTCATAAAGCAGGTGAAAGTAGGAAGCTATGACACTATGGCTTCTGCTGAAGATATCCTTAGCATCAACACAAGCTTGGTCTGGTGGTCTTCAGGTTTAAAGGAG GTTCCTCTCTCGGTTTGCAGTCAAAGCTGTCCCCCAGGCTTCCGGAAAGCAGCCCGCAGAGGAGAGCCAGTCTGCTGCTTCCAATGTATCCCGTGTCCTCAAGGAGAGATCTCCAATAAGACAA actcCATTGGCTGTTCTAAGTGTCCTTGGGATATGTGGCCCAATGACCAAAAAGATCGATGCCTACCCAAAGCTGTAGAGTACCTCTCTTATGAAGAACCTTTAGGGATGGCCTTAGCAGCCACCAGTATTTCCTCTTCTATGATTCCCATGTCCATCTTTAGTCTCTTCATACATTATAAGAATACGCCTATTGTCAAAGCTAACAATTATTCTTTAAGCTGTGTTCTCCTgatgtctctgtctctctgcttCCTCTGTTCTTTGGCTTTTATTGGTTACCCTCAATCAGAGAAGTGTCTTCTGCACCAGGCGGCATTTGGCATGGTCTTTACCATTTGCGTTTCCTGCATCTTGGCCAAAACCATCATGGTGGTGTTTGCCTTTATGGCCACAAAACCAGGCAGCAGGCTAAAAAAATGGACAAGTCCTCAGGTGTCCTACTTAATTATTTTCATATGCTCCTTTGTTCAgtttatattatgtgttttttggTTGTCTCTTTCCCCTCCTTTTTCTCAGCACAACATCCAAACTCGCCCTGGAATCATCATTGTTGAGTGTAATGAGAACTCGCCTGTTGCCTTCTGGTGCATGTTGGGATATCTTGGTCTCCTGGCCACTATCAGTTTTATTGTTGCCTTCTTGGCCCGGCGACTCCCCGACAGCTTCAATGAGGCCAAGTTCATCACCTTCAGCATGTTGGCCTTCCTCAGTGTCTGGGTGTCCTACATCCCGGCTTCTCTCAGCGCCCAAGGCAAATACACCGTGGCCATGGAGATCTTCGCCATCCAGTCCTCAAGTTGGGCTCTGGTGGTCTGCATGTTTGGCCCAAAATGTTTCATCATATTGTTTAGACCCAACATGAACTCAAGAGAGTATCTTATGGGGAAAGGAAAAgcacaaaaataa
- the LOC128491584 gene encoding extracellular calcium-sensing receptor-like → MLVSLSTRSRKATRSPFFSLAWTFLATIVLEVSTVRGSNSGCHLSPLIINGNLSRPGDVVIGGTFPIHVDRIYNEIHFRSKPMDPKCQFFEFQNFQRMRSLIFAVEEINMNPDLLPNITLGFHVFDTCTVLRRAAVGTLWMLSGGNESIPNYQCQEKAQLAGIVGDSGSTRSILMAQILGLYRYPQISYFSTSPFLSNRNLFPSFFRTIPSDEFQSRGLAQLVSYFSWSWVGLLATDNDYGQLGIQVVKQEIIMSGACVAFVENILTNHPNRNAPHIVQVIRESTANVVVVLSSDSDFMPVVEELLRQNVSGRVWVASESWSTSALLSKERFQKVLVGTIGFAIHGGRMPGFIEYFNSLHPSIYMDDPFVKEFWEQMFSCRWVKKDGLVGWTSNDTIQKCSGSEKLENSINHLRITFNVYTSVYSLAWALQNLLQCEPGMGPFHDGSCAKISSFQPWQLLHYVKNVNFWTKDNTRIYFNDKGDPPALYDIVNWQVGAKGDLEQVIVGLYDSSSPNGSALIVDRTAVVWNNGHLQVPHSMCSPSCPSGFRKVSIPGKPACCFECALCPLGEISNKTDAVECHQCSWDMWPNHEQNRCLPRIIEFLSYNDPMGVSLAAISLFSSTVPISILVVFVCRRTTPIVRANNWSLSCLLLVSLSLCFLCSLVFIGYPQPEMCLLRQVAFGLVFSLCISCVLAKTITVVIAFKATKPGTKLRKWTGVKLSYSVIGLGVFIQLCICVMWLSLFPPFPEFDSHTQTGVLVISCNEGLPAAFWCMLGYLGLLASISFVVAFLARRLPDSFNEAKFITFSMLAFLSVWVSFIPAHLSARGKNTAAMEIFAILSSSWAVVICIFVPKCVVILFRPNMNSREHLMKKGKSQK, encoded by the exons ATGCTGGTTAGTCTTAGTACCAGGTCTAGAAAAGCTACCAGGTCCCCGTTCTTCTCGTTGGCCTGGACGTTCCTGGCTACGATAGTTCTAGAAGTGTCTACAGTCCGGGGGTCAAATTCAGGCTGCCACCTGTCACCGCTAATCATCAACGGAAACCTCAGCCGACCAGGAGATGTTGTTATAGGGGGGACATTTCCTATTCACGTCGACAGAATCTACAACGAAATACATTTCAGGAGCAAGCCGATGGACCCCAAATGCCAGTT CTTTGAGTTCCAGAATTTCCAGAGAATGCGGTCATTAATATTTGCTGTGGAGGAGATCAACATGAATCCGGATCTCCTTCCTAACATCACGCTGGGCTTCCATGTTTTTGACACCTGTACTGTATTGAGACGGGCAGCAGTGGGGACTCTGTGGATGCTGTCGGGTGGAAACGAAAGCATCCCCAATTATCAATGTCAAGAGAAAGCGCAGCTAGCTGGTATCGTTGGCGATTCCGGGTCAACGCGTTCCATCCTCATGGCTCAAATATTGGGGCTCTACAGATATCCACAG ATCAGTTATTTTTCGACAAGCCCATTCCTCAGCAATCGGAacctttttccttccttttttcgGACAATACCTAGTGATGAGTTTCAGTCTCGGGGTTTAGCTCAGCTGGTCTCATATTTTAGCTGGTCATGGGTTGGCCTCCTGGCCACGGATAATGATTACGGTCAACTAGGAATACAAGTGGTTAAACAAGAGATAATCATGTCCGGAGCATGTGTGGCTTTTGTCGAGAACATATTGACCAATCATCCCAACAGAAATGCCCCCCACATTGTCCAAGTCATCAGGGAGTCAACCGCTAATGTTGTGGTGGTATTGTCATCCGATTCTGACTTCATGCCAGTAGTAGAAGAGCTATTAAGGCAAAATGTATCAGGAAGAGTCTGGGTTGCCAGTGAATCTTGGTCAACCTCAGCCCTTCTCTCCAAAGAAAGGTTCCAAAAGGTCTTGGTGGGCACCATTGGCTTTGCGATCCACGGTGGTCGGATGCCAGGATTTATTGAGTACTTCAACAGCCTTCACCCATCGATATACATGGACGATCCCTTTGTCAAAGAGTTTTGGGAGCAAATGTTCTCTTGTCGGTGGGTTAAGAAAGATGGTCTGGTTGGTTGGACCAGTAATGACACTATCCAAAAatgttcaggcagcgaaaaactAGAAAACTCTATAAATCATCTCAGAATCACATTCAATGTGTACACGTCGGTTTATTCTTTGGCGTGGGCTCTGCAAAATCTGCTTCAATGCGAACCAGGGATGGGACCTTTCCACGACGGAAGCTGCGCTAAGATCTCATCTTTTCAACCATGGCAA CTACTTCActatgttaaaaatgtaaatttctgGACCAAAGACAACACCCGGATTTATTTCAATGATAAAGGGGACCCTCCGGCCCTGTATGATATTGTGAACTGGCAAGTAGGGGCCAAAGGAGATTTGGAGCAGGTTATAGTTGGCCTCTATGACTCAAGCTCCCCAAATGGAAGCGCCCTGATTGTAGACAGGACTGCTGTTGTATGGAATAACGGACATTTACAG GTTCCGCACTCCATGTGCAGTCCAAGTTGTCCCTCAGGATTCAGAAAAGTGTCAATACCAGGAAAGCCCGCCTGCTGTTTTGAGTGTGCCCTATGTCCACTTGGAgaaatttcaaacaaaacag ATGCGGTTGAATGCCATCAATGTTCCTGGGACATGTGGCCAAATCATGAACAGAATAGGTGCCTACCACGGATCATTGAGTTCCTCTCATATAATGACCCAATGGGTGTCAGCTTGGCcgccatttccctcttctcttCTACGGTCCCCATTTCCATTCTGGTTGTCTTTGTCTGCCGTAGGACTACTCCCATTGTTCGAGCCAACAACTGGTCCCTTAGTTGTCTTCTCCTGGTGTCCCTCTCACTCTGCTTTCTTTGTTCCTTGGTTTTCATTGGCTACCCACAACCCGAGATGTGCCTTCTGCGGCAGGTGGCCTTTGGCTTGGTGTTTTCGCTTTGTATCTCCTGTGTCCTCGCAAAAACCATCACTGTTGTCATTGCCTTCAAAGCGACCAAACCAGGAACCAAATTAAGAAAATGGACAGGGGTGAAACTCTCCTATTCCGTCATTGGGCTTGGCGTCTTCATTCAATTATGCATATGTGTAATGTGGCTGTCCCTTTTCCCTCCTTTCCCAGAATTTGACTCTCACACGCAAACAGGGGTCCTCGTCATCAGCTGTAACGAAGGATTACCAGCTGCCTTCTGGTGCATGCTGGGATATCTTGGCCTCCTGGCCTCGATCAGCTTTGTTGTCGCTTTCTTGGCCAGACGACTTCCCGACAGTTTCAACGAGGCCAAGTTCATCACGTTTAGCATGCTAGCCTTCCTCAGCGTCTGGGTGTCATTCATTCCAGCCCACCTTAGCGCTCGGGGCAAAAATACCGCTGCAATGGAGATATTCGCTATACTGTCATCCAGCTGGGCCGTCGTCATCTGTATCTTTGTGCCAAAGTGTGTCGTCATATTATTCCGGCCCAACATGAATTCCAGAGAACATCTAATGAAGAAAGGAAAAAGTcagaaatag